The Podospora bellae-mahoneyi strain CBS 112042 chromosome 7, whole genome shotgun sequence genome includes a window with the following:
- the ZRT2 gene encoding low-affinity Zn(2+) transporter zrt2 (COG:P; EggNog:ENOG503NURW) has protein sequence MCPSVNLEREGWSNHTMQHSELLLRDEAPAPSCVGTLLSRDDLGLRIASVFIILLGSAVGALLPVWLARSSKLRVPKLCFFVAKYFGTGVIIATAFMHLLSPASDNFRDECLEHILPEYDWAMGIGLATVMVMFLLEILVSRFDFGFHSSHGHQEPPETLMVDSAALRPVSSRLRMHGRELVPSTSPSGSPSPVASSIEGGMCGKHQIPVLRHEVSYPPGGENHLGHLRDHIEGDEHPNFAGQMTALFILEFGVIFHSIFIGLTLAVTENFTVLFVVLVFHQTFEGLGLGARLATATWPPDARRWTPYVLGTVYALSTPLAIGIGLIASKSMSLEATTSKIVNGVFDAISGGILLYTGLVELLAHEFMFNPEMRKAGLQMQLCAYICVFVGVFVMALLAKWA, from the coding sequence ATGTGCCCGTCGGTAAACCTCGAAAGAGAAGGCTGGTCAAATCACACAATGCAGCACTCGGAGCTGTTACTCAGAGATGAAGCGCCAGCGCCTAGCTGTGTAGGCACACTGTTGAGCAGAGATGATCTGGGATTGCGTATCGCCTCCGTCTTTATCATTCTACTTGGCTCTGCCGTCGGTGCGCTTTTGCCAGTatggttggcgaggagctcCAAACTGCGCGTACCCAAGCTTTGCTTCTTCGTCGCCAAGTATTTTGGTACAGGAGTCATCATTGCAACCGCTTTCATGCATCTCCTCTCGCCAGCGTCCGACAACTTCCGGGATGAATGTCTTGAGCACATTCTTCCAGAGTATGATTGGGCTATGGGGATCGGTCTAGCAACCGTGATGGTCATGTTTCTCCTCGAAATACTCGTTTCACGCTTCGATTTCGGCTTTCACTCTTCACATGGGCACCAGGAACCCCCCGAGACACTTATGGTGGATAGTGCTGCACTGCGCCCGGTCAGCAGCCGCTTGCGAATGCACGGCCGAGAACTTGTCCCATCCACCAGCCCAAGCGGAAGCCCCTCGCCAGTGGCCAGCAGCATCGAAGGTGGAATGTGTGGTAAACACCAAATCCCAGTGTTGCGCCACGAAGTCAGTTACCCGCCTGGGGGGGAGAACCACCTGGGCCATTTGCGAGATCATATCGAGGGCGACGAGCATCCCAACTTTGCGGGGCAGATGACGGCCCTGTTTATCCTCGAGTTTGGTGTCATATTTCATTCCATCTTCATTGGTTTGACCCTCGCCGTCACAGAAAACTTTACTGTGCTTTTTGTTGTGCTGGTATTCCACCAGACCTTTGAGGGTCTTGGCTTGGGTGCCCGCCTTGCAACGGCAACATGGCCTCCGGACGCTAGAAGATGGACGCCATATGTTCTCGGGACTGTTTACGCTCTTAGCACCCCCCTGGCCATCGGTATCGGGCTTATAGCGAGCAAGTCGATGTCACTGGAAGCTACCACCAGCAAGATTGTCAATGGTGTGTTTGATGCAATCAGTGGCGGCATCCTTCTATACACTGGCCTCGTCGAGCTACTGGCTCACGAATTCATGTTCAACCCCGAGATGCGCAAGGCCGGTTTGCAAATGCAACTGTGCGCGTATATTTGTGTGTTTGTGGGCGTTTTCGTCATGGCTCTCCTGGCAAAATGGGCTTGA
- the RPS19A gene encoding Protein component of the small (40S) ribosomal subunit (EggNog:ENOG503P1YW; COG:J) yields MPGGVTVRDVDAHKFVGAYAAFLKRQGKLPVPGWVDTVKTGPAKEMPPQDIDWFYVRAAAVARHVYLRKTVGVGRLRRVHGSAKNRGSRPSHHVEASGSVDRKIMQALEKIQVLEQDEEKGGRRITQQGQRDLDRIAQTVAEAEGEEDEDDE; encoded by the exons ATGCCTGGAGGAGTCACCGTTCGCGATGTCGAT GCCCACAAGTTCGTCG GTGCCTACGCCGCTTTCTTGAAGCGTCAGGGCAAGCTCCCCGTCCCCGGTTGGGTTGACACCGTCAAGACCGGCCCCGCCAAGGAGATGCCTCCCCAGGACATCGACTGGTTCTACGTCCGTGCCGCTGCCGTCGCTCGTCACGTCTACCTCCGCAAGACCGTTGGTGTcggccgcctccgccgcgtTCACGGCAGCGCCAAGAACCGTGGCTCGcgcccctcccaccacgTCGAGGCCTCCGGCAGCGTTGATCGCAAGATCATGCAGGCTCTTGAGAAGATCCAGGTCCTTgagcaggatgaggagaagggtgGCCGCCGCATCACGCAGCAGGGTCAGCGTGATCTTGACC GTATTGCCCAGACCGTTgctgaggcggagggtgaggaggatgaggatgacgagtaA
- a CDS encoding hypothetical protein (EggNog:ENOG503PR4R; COG:S), producing the protein METFSSTSIKLTREALMLSELHIATLNGDLQHVRELLKSTSTSPGGTRKVIEARDRHGTTPLMAAVLYGRLAIAKLLLRYGASRKAQDLQGRVTWEYSRASLFDRKPKMYQHLGFPPISRSLQRERRRIAIILKYPAALRSCRRIGNHHYSRSRLHKRAKDLVILKPVGGFETFKPGKEGNELLSATAGFIASATTSPKDVKVEQFAVSGWKPNPGRGPRVLDNVVLTERVRDVIHLHGLKVRASQRDNGNQTALPEHKGRFAACHVEKKLAVWWVMKALKEVFNTSDIERLRELRGADVPNYYREAMLFLDHGPCQDCWDFLHQVKRITGILICVESISFCVTGNRASGPQGCPNCTCQKCTSQKKAQMSRPSSDSAIQQDDEDSDESDKETRPSEDDMQLPLIQFETELKGTEDKGVRPPHSRSNGGIYNGTAAPDTWTVFPSTDLRPVAKPLNRIQKNIEASSRPICDAADPSNGAVLTFSLPHRPAFKSPVSSPGSEVSGRTQRVDPVSTMGGHSAYFEDDGHEPNIESPVAHTSPPQASRQPLLHPIYRSQISLNLERFTYAGAATSEAPGSLLSARLKKGRVGTIKDNDVDVVDGTNDNGSKPDVRTTRGKPKTSIGRRGKSNPRNRREVRRESSFRSRSTFARAVASRFD; encoded by the exons ATGGAGACGTTCTCTTCGACTTCGATTAAGCTTACTCGGGAGGCGTTGATGCTCTCAGAACTCCATATTGCGACTCTCAATGGCGACCTTCAACATGTGAGAGAGCTCCTGAAGAGCACCTCCACGTCACCTGGCGGTACAAGAAAAGTTATCGAAGCGCGCGACCGACATGGGACAACACCACTCATGGCAGCCGTTCTCTATGGTCGTCTCGCTATTGCGAAGCTCCTGTTGAGATATGGCGCTTCGAGGAAAGCACAAGACCTTCAAGGCCGTGTCACCTGGGAGTACTCGCGCGCTTCATTGTTTGACCGAAAGCCAAAGATGTACCAACACCTGGGCTTTCCCCCAATCTCCCGAAGTCTGCAACGTGAGAGAAGGAGAATTGCCATAATTCTGAAATATCCCGCCGCTTTGCGATCTTG TCGTCGAATTGGCAATCACCACTACTCGCGCAGCCGACTGCACAAGCGTGCCAAGGACCTGGTCATTCTCAAGCCTGTAGGTGGCTTCGAGACATTCAAGCCAGGCAAAGAGGGCAATGAGCTTCTTAGTGCAACCGCGGGATTCATAGCCTCTGCTACCACTTCTCCCAAAGATGTGAAGGTTGAGCAGTTTGCAGTCAGCGGCTGGAAGCCAAATCCAGGCCGTGGTCCTCGGGTTCTTGATAACGTTGTCTTGACAGAACGGGTTAGGGATGTTATTCACCTCCATGGCCTCAAGGTTCGTGCGTCCCAGCGGGACAACGGCAACCAGACTGCTTTGCCCGAGCATAAGGGTCGATTTGCGGCATGCCATGTTGAGAAAAAGCTCGCCGTCTGGTGGGTAATGAAGGCCCTAAAGGAAGTCTTCAACACGTCAGATATTGAGCGCCTGAGGGAGCTGCGAGGGGCAGATGTCCCCAACTACTACCGGGAGGCTATGCTCTTTCTTGACCACGGGCCGTGCCAAGAT TGCTGGGACTTTTTGCACCAGGTGAAGCGGATCACCGGGATCCTAATATGTGTCGAGTCGATATCATTTTGCGTCACGGGCAATCGGGCATCTGGACCACAGGGGTGTCCAAACTGTACATGCCAGAAATGTACCAGCCAAAAGAAAGCACAGATGAGTCGCCCATCCTCCGACTCGGCAATCCAACAAGACGACGAAGACAGCGATGAATCAGACAAAGAGACTCGGCCATCAGAGGATGACATGCAACTGCCGCTCATTCAATTCGAGACAGAGCTAAAGGGGACTGAAGACAAAGGTGTTCGCCCACCTCATTCTCGTAGCAATGGTGGGATTTACAATGGGACTGCAGCCCCTGATACT TGGACTGTGTTCCCATCCACAGATCTTAGACCAGTGGCAAAGCCACTGAACAGAATCCAGAAGAACATCGAGGCCTCTTCTAGACCTATCTGTGATGCAGCTGATCCTAGTAATGGAGCAGTCCTTACCTTCTCGCTTCCACACCGACCTGCTTTCAAAAGCCCTGTGTCATCTCCTGGCTCTGAAGTCTCTGGCCGCACGCAGAGGGTTGACCCCGTGTCAACTATGGGCGGGCATTCAGCCTACTTTGAAGATGACGGGCATGAGCCCAATATAGAGTCTCCTGTCGCCCATACAAGCCCACCCCAAGCCTCTCGACAGCCACTGCTTCACCCAATTTACCGTTCCCAAATCTCCCTCAATCTTGAGCGGTTTACATATGCTGGAGCCGCTACTTCAGAGGCGCCGGGATCCTTGCTTTCCGCACGGTTGAAGAAGGGCCGCGTTGGCACCATCAAGGACAACGACGTTGACGTCGTGGACGGAACCAACGACAATGGAAGTAAGCCTGACGTCCGCACGACCCGTGGCAAGCCCAAGACGTCTATAGGTCGAAGGGGGAAATCCAACCCTAGAAATAGAAGGGAAGTTCGGCGGGAATCGAGCTTCAGGTCTAGGAGCACATTCGCAAGAGCAGTTGCTTCTCGGTTTGACTGA
- a CDS encoding hypothetical protein (EggNog:ENOG503P0S1; COG:S): protein MVYIPFTQLSAGCCEYHPFLTFLLHFFLVLLFQSAARTSIPFFEQVDRLFSAVSHSFSSTIMVSSLTSLLAWAAVVGASPLVRHRAVDSLNEEATAEAHQRDNGATRAFSNVEIRTSDGRCLFVDELSGDFRANLTPVQIADCGSTDGQGWDVITAGAHIRGDGVALIVSSLTNACLNFDSRRQAGNQLLLFSCGGRADGGGDVTDSQLFDFDGGAGPLSLSPQNEGGNFCATARGNTLDIANCQNEDASQTFTIGGGAPASGNNGGNGGNNEDNNGGNNGGDENAGNGGNGGNGSSGNPSGTSISSCTKSTRTVTVTPTAAPSAAPAQSTTTAPGAGNSNNNDGNNNGGNNNNNGGNNNNDNGNSNGGGSIPSVNPTEPVPVSRAGGTLQPTAAAQSHQRDEGATRAFSDVTIRAPNNKCLFVDPTAGDFRQNLIPVSLVDCTGSPNEKFDVITAGKHNNNRELAALIVSTLVSDP from the exons ATGGTATATATCCCCTTCACTCAACTCTCAGCGGGTTGTTGTGAATATCATCCATTTCTCACGTTCCTTCTTCATTtctttcttgtccttcttttCCAGTCTGCTGCGCGGACATCCATTCCTTTCTTCGAGCAGGTTGATCGGCTGTTTTCTGCCGTCTCTCACTCATTTTCATCTACAATCATGGTGTCTTCACTCACTTCTTTGCTGGCCTGGGCTGCTGTCGTGGGAGCCTCCCCGCTTGTACGACATCGGGCAGTTGACTCCCTCAATGAAGAGGCCACGGCCGAAGCCCATCAGAGGGACAATGGTGCTACCCGGGCTTTCTCCAACGTTGAGATCCGAACATCAGACGGGAGATGCCTTTTCGTTGACGAGCTGTCTGGAGATTTCCGAGCCAACCTTACTCCCGTTCAGATTGCGGACTGCGGTTCTACTGATGGGCAGGGCTGGGACGTCATCACTGCCGGCGCTCATATCAGAGGCGATGGCGTGGCCCTCATTGTGTCATCCTTGACCAATGCTTGCCTGAACTTTGATTCGCGCCGACAAGCCGGGAATCAGCTTCTGCTCTTCTCATGCGGCGGTCGAGCGGATGGAG GGGGTGATGTGACTGACTctcagctgtttgactttGACGGCGGTGCCGGCCCGCTTTCACTGAGCCCTCAAAACGAAGGAGGAAACTTTTGCGCAACCGCAAGGGGGAACACTCTTGACATTGCGAACTGTCAGAATGAAGACGCCAGCCAGACCTTCaccattggtggtggtgccccGGCTAGCGGCAACAACGGTGGTAACGGCGGCAACAATGAAGACAACAACGGTGGGAACAACGGAGGCGATGAAAATGCTGGCAACGGTGGAAATGGCGGAAATGGTAGTTCTGGTAATCCTAGCGGTACCTCCATCTCGAGCTGTACTAAAAGTACTCGAACAGTGACTGTTACTCCTACAGCCGCACCTTCAGCTGCCCCTGCCCAgtcaaccaccactgccCCTGGTGCCGGGAACAGTAACAACAACgatggcaacaacaacggcggtaacaacaacaacaacggcggcaACAACAATAATGATAATGGCAATAGCAATGGCGGTGGGAGCATCCCCTCGGTCAACCCTACCGAACCTGTGCCCGTGTCTCGTGCCGGCGGTACTCTCCAGCCCACTGCTGCAGCTCAGTCTCATCAGCGGGACGAAGGCGCTACCCGGGCCTTTTCCGATGTCACCATCAGGGCACCAAACAACAAGTGTCTCTTTGTCGACCCGACCGCTGGCGACTTTCGACAGAATTTGATTCCTGTCTCGCTTGTGGACTGTACAGGTAGCCCGAACGAGAAGTTTGATGTTATTACCGCTGGTAAACATAACAACAACCGGGAACTTGCTGCTTTGATCGTGAGCACTCTGGTAAGTGATCCCTAA